Proteins encoded by one window of Blautia faecicola:
- the trhA gene encoding PAQR family membrane homeostasis protein TrhA translates to MTFKLKDPGSAITHFIGMMMALLATIPLLVKAAREPDWLHLIALSVFALSMFLLYTASTTYHSLDISAKVNRRLQKVDHMMIFVLIAGSYTPICLIALKGHTGKLLCILVWSVALVGIIVKACWITCPKWFSSVIYIGMGWLCVLAFSQIFHALSKPAFGWLLAGGIIYTIGGIIYALKVPIFNAKHKNFGSHEIFHLFVMGGSACHFVTMFMLA, encoded by the coding sequence ATGACATTCAAATTAAAAGATCCCGGAAGTGCAATTACTCATTTTATTGGTATGATGATGGCTTTGCTTGCAACCATCCCTCTGTTGGTCAAAGCAGCCCGAGAACCGGACTGGCTGCACCTGATCGCATTATCTGTATTTGCTCTCAGTATGTTTCTTTTATATACTGCAAGTACCACCTACCATTCACTGGATATCAGTGCAAAGGTAAACCGACGGCTGCAGAAAGTGGATCATATGATGATCTTCGTTCTGATCGCAGGAAGTTACACACCGATCTGCCTGATCGCTCTGAAAGGTCACACCGGAAAGCTGTTATGTATCCTGGTATGGAGCGTGGCACTGGTTGGAATCATCGTGAAAGCCTGCTGGATCACCTGCCCGAAGTGGTTTTCTTCCGTGATCTACATCGGCATGGGATGGCTGTGTGTGCTGGCATTCTCCCAGATCTTTCACGCACTGTCCAAACCGGCTTTCGGATGGCTTCTCGCAGGAGGCATTATCTATACGATCGGCGGTATTATTTATGCACTGAAAGTGCCGATTTTCAATGCAAAGCATAAAAATTTCGGCTCCCATGAGATTTTCCATCTGTTCGTGATGGGCGGAAGTGCATGCCACTTTGTGACGATGTTTATGCTGGCGTAA
- a CDS encoding DUF5722 domain-containing protein: MRKRGHRLLALGLAALLAFQTPVTVAAENEVQTETVAEEGQETQQVQETEPPSEEQENLPEGQAQENTEYTENNSENEDREQTSYTWKYAPDIGWQLWSVDENNEESLCSPGVYALEDGIYYIKIYRVQEEDPDGEEVWQPVLAKGSAEITEETPVISEQNTEGKLAAGTYYYFYELDDTKENAHPEQGRYLTDTWVHPGEDPTVWYFANADGLLENPQNHAGPMQNEEGYFYLDAQGKSQAGTFEVDGIRYTYDGNGNRYQIRDGWQKENETWYYIENGSPVTGWKQIQRSWYYLDPADGSMKTGFFQDSSGTLYYTDAAGRMLSGNGWKQIRGNWYWVQPSGAIARGWKQNRGTWYYLDAESGAMHTGWYQVNGVWYYSDGSGAMMANGWLRHGGSWYYLTNSGSMHTGWLNQGGTWYYLNPQNGAMQIGWSKIGGNWYYFDGSGRMQSGGWLRLGNVWYYLTDSGAMYTGWICLNRTWYCLDPTSGAMQTGWYQIHGTWYYSNGSGAMQTGWLAQSGSWYYLNPNGAALTGWQVIGGTWYYFYPNCSMAANTWIDNYYVNSNGAWVDSTVVMPDTLYNYRFPTTATKKGLQVKDGMVDDAASLGVKHAVINIVLNSAAAGSGIEYVYEGKTYYMNTTYIHELDRQIKELHNNGMVITAVIVLQWDYQKQDLILPGARTYGYNLYGWNTVETEGRKHLEAICSFLARRYTAPDMGVVNWVCGNEVNAWKDYHYCGNISFDQYMEYYAQAYQVLYNSVKHAYTNGRIYMSIDHTWTYNRRANCYTSKAVLDCFAQLMKTKGIPDWMIAFHPYPSPELQSDFWNKTLNVIDSENSPIITMANLSYFTDYVKKNYGEGRRIILSECGFTSVSNGNEKQDVQAAAIAYGYYLAEANDMVDSFVVHRQVDHSVETAQGFYLGLWTCKPGALETAYTKKQAYDVFKYMDTRYYMTYTRFAFPLIQKTSWEQAVPGFNPAKFT, translated from the coding sequence ATGAGAAAGAGAGGACATCGCCTGCTGGCGCTTGGACTTGCGGCACTGCTGGCTTTTCAGACGCCCGTAACCGTGGCGGCGGAAAATGAAGTACAGACAGAAACCGTTGCAGAAGAAGGGCAGGAGACACAGCAGGTACAGGAAACGGAACCACCGTCTGAGGAGCAGGAAAATCTGCCAGAGGGACAGGCACAGGAGAATACAGAATACACAGAAAATAATTCGGAAAACGAAGACCGGGAACAGACATCATACACCTGGAAATACGCCCCCGATATTGGATGGCAGTTATGGTCTGTGGATGAAAACAACGAGGAAAGTCTGTGCAGCCCGGGTGTCTATGCACTGGAAGATGGAATTTATTACATAAAAATATACCGGGTGCAGGAAGAAGATCCGGATGGAGAAGAGGTATGGCAGCCGGTTCTGGCAAAGGGAAGTGCGGAGATCACCGAAGAGACGCCTGTCATTTCCGAACAGAACACGGAAGGAAAGCTGGCAGCAGGAACATATTATTATTTCTATGAGTTGGATGATACCAAAGAAAATGCACACCCGGAACAGGGAAGGTATCTCACGGACACCTGGGTGCACCCCGGAGAAGATCCGACTGTCTGGTATTTTGCAAATGCAGATGGTCTGCTGGAAAATCCGCAGAATCATGCAGGACCGATGCAGAATGAAGAAGGCTATTTCTATCTGGACGCACAGGGAAAAAGTCAGGCAGGAACATTCGAGGTCGACGGGATCCGGTACACCTACGATGGAAATGGAAACCGCTATCAGATCCGGGATGGCTGGCAGAAGGAAAACGAAACGTGGTACTACATCGAGAATGGCAGTCCGGTGACCGGCTGGAAACAGATCCAGAGAAGCTGGTACTATCTGGATCCGGCAGATGGAAGCATGAAAACCGGATTTTTTCAGGATAGCAGTGGAACGTTATACTATACGGATGCCGCAGGACGGATGCTCTCGGGGAACGGGTGGAAACAGATCAGGGGAAACTGGTACTGGGTTCAGCCGAGCGGAGCAATCGCAAGAGGCTGGAAGCAGAACCGGGGAACCTGGTATTACCTGGACGCTGAATCAGGAGCGATGCATACCGGCTGGTATCAGGTAAACGGCGTCTGGTATTATTCGGACGGAAGCGGAGCGATGATGGCGAACGGCTGGCTCCGGCATGGTGGCAGCTGGTATTATCTGACCAACAGTGGATCAATGCATACCGGATGGCTGAACCAGGGAGGAACGTGGTACTATCTGAACCCGCAGAACGGAGCCATGCAGATCGGATGGTCAAAGATCGGCGGGAACTGGTATTATTTCGATGGCAGCGGCAGGATGCAGTCCGGAGGCTGGCTGCGACTGGGAAATGTCTGGTATTATCTGACGGACAGTGGAGCGATGTATACCGGATGGATCTGCCTGAACAGAACCTGGTACTGCCTGGATCCGACGAGCGGAGCGATGCAGACCGGCTGGTATCAGATCCATGGAACCTGGTATTATTCCAATGGAAGCGGAGCGATGCAGACCGGCTGGCTGGCGCAGAGCGGAAGCTGGTATTACCTGAATCCAAACGGTGCAGCACTGACCGGCTGGCAGGTGATCGGAGGAACCTGGTATTATTTTTATCCGAATTGCAGCATGGCGGCAAATACCTGGATTGATAATTATTATGTAAACTCCAACGGTGCCTGGGTGGACAGTACGGTTGTGATGCCGGATACCCTGTACAACTATCGGTTCCCGACAACGGCGACGAAGAAGGGATTGCAGGTGAAGGACGGAATGGTGGATGATGCTGCAAGCCTTGGTGTGAAACATGCGGTGATCAACATCGTGCTGAATTCGGCGGCAGCCGGCAGCGGAATCGAATATGTGTATGAAGGAAAAACATATTATATGAATACGACATATATTCATGAACTGGACCGGCAGATCAAAGAACTTCATAACAATGGCATGGTCATTACGGCGGTTATCGTGTTGCAGTGGGATTATCAGAAACAGGATCTGATCCTGCCGGGAGCAAGAACCTACGGATACAATCTGTATGGCTGGAATACCGTGGAGACGGAGGGAAGAAAACATCTTGAGGCAATCTGCTCTTTCCTGGCAAGACGGTATACGGCGCCGGATATGGGTGTGGTGAACTGGGTCTGCGGAAATGAAGTCAATGCATGGAAGGATTATCACTACTGCGGAAATATCAGTTTTGACCAGTACATGGAATATTATGCGCAGGCTTATCAGGTGCTGTATAACAGTGTCAAACATGCGTATACCAACGGACGGATCTATATGTCGATCGATCACACCTGGACGTATAACCGCAGAGCCAACTGCTATACAAGCAAGGCAGTTCTGGATTGTTTTGCACAGCTGATGAAGACCAAAGGGATCCCGGACTGGATGATTGCGTTTCACCCGTACCCGTCACCGGAATTACAGTCTGATTTCTGGAATAAAACGCTGAATGTGATCGACAGCGAGAATTCGCCGATCATTACGATGGCAAATCTGTCGTATTTTACCGATTATGTAAAGAAAAATTACGGAGAGGGAAGAAGGATCATTTTATCAGAGTGCGGATTCACCTCGGTTTCCAACGGAAATGAAAAACAGGATGTGCAGGCGGCAGCGATTGCCTACGGCTATTATCTTGCGGAGGCAAATGATATGGTGGATTCCTTTGTGGTACACCGTCAGGTGGATCACAGCGTGGAGACGGCACAGGGATTTTATCTGGGACTGTGGACCTGCAAACCGGGTGCACTCGAAACAGCGTACACCAAAAAACAGGCGTATGATGTATTCAAATACATGGACACCCGATATTATATGACCTACACCAGATTTGCCTTTCCACTGATCCAAAAAACCAGCTGGGAACAGGCGGTTCCCGGATTTAACCCGGCAAAATTCACCTGA
- a CDS encoding GIY-YIG nuclease family protein, which translates to MNYTYILKCSDGTYYTGWTNDMAKRLKTHNEGKGAKYTRARLPVTLAYYEAFETKEEAMRREWEIKQLSRKEKEKLIL; encoded by the coding sequence ATGAATTATACATATATCTTAAAGTGCAGCGACGGCACATACTACACCGGATGGACGAACGATATGGCGAAGCGCCTGAAAACCCATAACGAGGGAAAAGGTGCAAAATACACAAGGGCTCGTCTGCCGGTAACGCTTGCGTACTACGAGGCTTTTGAGACGAAAGAGGAAGCCATGCGGCGCGAGTGGGAGATCAAACAGCTGTCGAGAAAAGAGAAAGAAAAGCTGATCTTATAA